The following are from one region of the Salvia splendens isolate huo1 chromosome 2, SspV2, whole genome shotgun sequence genome:
- the LOC121763756 gene encoding bifunctional monothiol glutaredoxin-S16, chloroplastic-like: MGALNLSSPTHFPYSLQTLSILSNSRYVPSLSFNSLPNHTALFLSASFTHKSPAKHHRRGLVVSALQKLSETESVTVSSDSDGNLPSNSGVYAIYDSGADLQFVGITRNLAASVLAHRKSLPELCSAVKVAVVEDPDKTALTEAWKAWLQEHIAATGKVPPGNEPGNSTWVKRAPRKKSDLRLTPGRHVQLTVPLEDLVDRLVKENKVVAFIKGSRSAPLCGFSQRVVAILENQGVDYETVDVLDEEYNFGLRETLKNYSNWPTFPQIFVNGELVGGCDILTSMYEKGELADMFK; the protein is encoded by the exons ATGGGTGCTTTAAACTTGTCATCTCCAACACACTTCCCTTACTCTCTTCAGACTCTCTCCATTTTATCCAATTCCAGATATGTCCCTTCCCTTTCTTTCAATTCCCTTCCTAACCACACCGCTCTCTTCCTCTCCGCATCCTTCACGCACAAATCACCGGCGAAGCACCACCGCCGCGGCCTCGTCGTCTCCGCGCTGCAGAAGTTGTCGGAGACTGAATCGGTCACCGTTTCCTCCGATTCTGATGGAAACCTACCGTCCAATTCCGGTGTTTACGCCATTTACGACAGTGGCGCCGACCTTCAATTCGTCGGGATAACGCGGAATCTCGCCGCCAGCGTTCTCGCTCACAGGAAGTCCTTGCCCGAGCTTTGTTCCGCCGTGAAG GTTGCAGTGGTAGAGGACCCAGATAAAACTGCTTTAACCGAAGCATGGAAAGCATGGTTGCAAGAACACATAGCAGCTACTGGGAAGGTTCCACCAGGAAATGAACCCGGGAATTCAACGTGGGTGAAAAGGGCTCCGAGAAAGAAGTCTGATCTGAGGTTAACACCAGGCCGCCACGTTCAGCTGACAGTGCCTCTGGAGGATCTCGTTGACAGGCTAGTGAAAGAGAACAAAGTGGTCGCATTCATCAAGGGCTCAAGAAGCGCCCCATTGTGTGGGTTCTCACAGAGGGTCGTGGCGATTCTTGAAAACCAAGGGGTAGATTACGAGACCGTTGATGTGCTTGATGAAGAGTATAACTTCGGTTTGAGGGAGACGTTGAAGAATTACAGTAACTGGCCTACATTCCCTCAGATTTTTGTTAATGGCGAATTGGTTGGGGGCTGTGATATACTGACCTCCATGTATGAGAAAGGTGAGCTTGCTGATATGTTCAAATAG
- the LOC121792096 gene encoding phosphoinositide phosphatase SAC8-like isoform X2, with protein sequence MEAEIESNSYGCFKLWSELELEEFADKLVFKSVESPDQGFCINRFDGNIDKLDDGDGPSGSPTVSSPKVSTVYGVAGTIRLLAGTYVMVITSRKEVGNYLGFPVFLVTSMKFISCNEASRNLTSQEKRDEDYFMTLLRTIESTPGLYYSYGTDITLNLQRRCKLAKGWESKPIWKQGDPRFVWNRNLLEELIENKLDEFIIPLLQGSFQTGELKLKDSPAIIKIVSRRCTRRLGTRMWRRGANLEGDAANFIETEQLLEFKDRISSFLQVRGSIPLLWEQIVDLSYKPHLQLIDHEHTSMVAERHFNDLLKCYGGCIVVDLTDKHGDEGMLSTAYEEEMQKHPNVRYVSFDFHQSCGHGNFDNIQLLYDEISEDFEEQGYFLLDSEGKILAEQEGVVRSNCIDCLDRTNVTQSYLAQKSLNSQLQGIGAISSTETISMFSEDFEVFKTLWVEHGDEISLEYSGTHALKRDLVRYGKQTFSGVIKDGISALSRYYLNNFQDGVRQDAIDLICGHYTVSRIRPSPLQPKGIDTLSYLPVASALVIGGLTVTSITLNQGRNAQQYLSSVVCAGLTAGLMAVVKANGRQICSRPRLCGLF encoded by the exons ATGGAGGCGGAAATTGAATCGAATTCATATGGTTGTTTCAAGCTGTGGAGCGAATTGGAATTAGAGGAGTTCGCCGATAAATTAGTGTTTAAATCTGTGGAATCGCCGGATCAAGGCTTCTGTATAAACCGATTTGATGGAAATATCGACAAGCTTGACGACG GTGATGGTCCTTCTGGAAGTCCTACAGTCTCAAGTCCTAAAGTCTCGACTGTATATGGCGTCGCTGGAACAATTAGGTTGCTTGCAG GTACATATGTTATGGTTATAACTTCTAGGAAGGAAGTTGGAAATTATCTTGGTTTTCCTGTTTTCCTGGTTACATCAATGAAGTTTATATCCTGCAATGAAGCTTCAAGAAACTTAACTAGTCAAGAA AAAAGGGATGAAGATTACTTTATGACTCTATTGAGGACAATTGAATCAACTCCTGGCTTGTATTATTCTTATGGAACTGATATAACACTGAA CTTGCAGAGGAGATGCAAGTTGGCAAAAGGATGGGAGAGTAAGCCAATTTGGAAGCAG GGTGACCCACGATTTGTTTGGAACCGGAATTTATTAGAGGAGCTTATTGAGAATAAG CTTGATGAATTCATCATCCCTTTATTACAAGGAA GCTTTCAGACTGGAGAACTGAAGCTAAAAGATTCTCCTGCTATTATTAAAATAGTTTCACGGAGGTGTACGAGGCGCTTAG GAACAAGAATGTGGAGACGAGGAGCCAATTTAGAAGGGGATGCTGCTAATTTTATAGAAACCGAGCAGCTGCTGGAATTTAAAGATCGCATATCTTCTTTTCTGCAG GTTAGGGGCTCAATTCCACTTCTATGGGAGCAAATTGTTGATTTGAGCTACAAACCGCATCTTCAACTAATTGATCATGAACATACA TCTATGGTTGCCGAACGGCATTTCAATGATCTATTGAAATGTTATGGAGGGTGTATTGTGGTTGACTTGACAGATAAG CATGGAGATGAAGGCATGTTAAGTACAGCTTATGAAGAAGAAATGCAAAAACATCCAAATGTGAG GTATGTCTCATTTGACTTCCACCAATCATGTGGCCATGGAAACTTTGATAATATCCAACTTTTGTACGACGAAATTTCTGAAGACTTTGAGGAGCAAGG ATACTTCCTTTTAGATTCTGAAGGAAAGATTCTAGCAGAACAGGAGGGAGTGGTTAGATCAAACTGCATTGATTGCCTTGATAGGACAAATGTAACACAG AGCTACCTTGCACAAAAATCTTTGAATTCTCAGCTACAGGGAATTGGTGCCATTTCTTCAACTGAAACCATTTCGATGTTCAGTGAAGATTTTGAAGTTTTTAAGACCT TATGGGTAGAGCACGGGGATGAGATAAGCCTAGAGTACTCTGGAACTCATGCTTTGAAGCGGGATCTTGTAAG GTATGGAAAACAGACATTCTCTGGTGTTATTAAAGATGGGATAAGTGCCCTGTCAAGATATTACTTAAATAATTTTCAAGATGGGGTTCGGCAG GATGCTATCGATCTTATCTGTGGTCACTATACTGTGAGTAGAATTAGACCCTCTCCGCTCCAGCCTAAAGGAATTGATACCCTCTCA TACCTTCCGGTTGCATCTGCTTTAGTAATTGGAGGCTTGACTGTGACATCAATCACATTAAATCAAG GTCGAAATGCACAGCAGTATCTATCTTCTGTGGTCTGCGCTGGGCTAACCGCTGGATTGATGGCTGTTGTTAAGGCCAATGGCAGGCAAATATGTTCGAGGCCTCGCTTGTGTGGTCTGTTTTAG
- the LOC121763746 gene encoding chlorophyll synthase, chloroplastic-like, with protein MASLLNSASSLQLSSNYGAFNSQRNRRLAVNPCSTSVHMRRLVVRATETDTDKVGAKVPDKAPADKGSSFNQILGIKGAKQETDKWKIRVQLMKPVTWPPLVWGVVCGAAASGNFHWTPEDVAKSVVCMLMSGPCLTGYTQTINDWYDREIDAINEPYRPIPSGAVSENEVITQIWVLLLAGLGLAGLLDVWAGHNFPVIFYLALGGSLLSYIYSAPPLKLKQNGWIGNFALGASYISLPWWAGQALFGTLTPDIIVLTLLYSIAGLGIAIVNDFKSVEGDRKMGLQSLPVAFGSETAKWICVGAIDITQISVAGYLLGSGKPLYALALLGLIAPQVFFQFKYFLKDPVKYDVKYQASAQPFLILGLLVTALATSSS; from the exons ATGGCTTCTCTACTCAACTCAGCCTCTTCACTGCAATTATCTTCCAACTACGGTGCATTCAATTCGCAGCGAAATCGACGGCTGGCGGTCAATCCGTGCTCTACTTCCGTACATA TGCGGAGACTTGTAGTTAGAGCTACTGAGACCGATACAGACAAAG TTGGAGCCAAGGTACCAGATAAGGCACCGGCTGATAAGGGTTCAAGCTTTAATCAGATTCTCGGTATTAAAGGAGCTAAGCAGGAAACT GATAAATGGAAGATTCGAGTTCAGCTGATGAAACCTGTTACATGGCCTCCTCTTGTTTGGGGTGTAGTCTGTGGAGCTGCTGCATCGG GCAATTTCCATTGGACTCCGGAAGATGTAGCTAAATCAGTAGTTTGCATGCTTATGTCTGGACCTTGCCTGACTGGTTATACACAG ACAATAAATGATTGGTATGATAGAGAGATCGATGCTATCAACGAGCCCTATCGTCCAATACCATCAGGAGCAGTATCTGAGAATGAG GTGATTACACAAATATGGGTGCTGCTCCTGGCAGGCCTTGGGTTGGCTGGTCTGTTAGATGTGTGG GCAGGGCATAATTTCCCAGTGATATTTTACCTTGCCCTTGGCGGATCCTTGTTATCCTATATATATTCAGCTCCACCCTTAAAG CTAAAACAAAATGGATGGATCGGCAATTTCGCCCTAGGAGCAAGCTACATTAGTTTGCCTTG GTGGGCTGGTCAAGCGTTGTTTGGAACCCTTACACCAGACATTATTGTTCTAACACTGCTCTACAGTATAGCCGGT CTGGGCATAGCAATTGTAAATGATTTCAAGAGTGTTGAAGGAGACCGAAAAATGGGACTGCAG TCGCTCCCAGTGGCTTTTGGCTCCGAGACTGCAAAATGGATCTGTGTTGGTGCTATCGACATAACTCAGATATCTGTGGCTG GATATCTTCTAGGTTCTGGTAAACCATTGTATGCTTTAGCACTTCTAGGGTTAATCGCCCCTCAAGTATTTTTTCAG TTCAAGTACTTCCTCAAAGACCCAGTGAAATATGATGTCAAGTATCAG GCTAGTGCACAGCCATTTCTTATACTTGGTCTATTAGTCACTGCATTAGCAACTAGCTCGTCTTAG
- the LOC121777646 gene encoding protein FAR1-RELATED SEQUENCE 5-like, producing the protein MQPYIGHVFETLDEGISFYEAYANECRFDTRRFGHKYSNDIKTWQTIVCSRQGEKWDVNEEASSTKRRRRSSRCNCNAKLTLKYSTDPGSPCYVVSNFVDLHNHEMVDKKHARYMKSNRNLGDIHYKFMQDCSKANIGPTKTFNLLKEFLGGYDAVGCTVTDIRNCKRDILQEMKGADVQMILNQMEVKKNTCDGFHYKFQQGTDGKLNSLFWCDAVSRKNYKMFGDIVSFDTTYSTNKYCMVFGPFTGKDNHGCPVTFGAGFVSNEGADSFSWLLREFVDCMGFAPKLIITDQDWGMKLAIERVLTSTRHRWCMWHIMMKLPEKVPKRILANEELKKDLDSCIWSELLEPEEFEETWLTIVNQYGLQNEAWFTTMFAHREYWIPAYFRDFPMGSLLKTTSFSESENSFFKRYTNSHFNLADFVMHYNSALDAQRNITERLDFSDASKVPILSTELLFEKHAAAMYTDRIFQQVQDEIAEAHRRCRMSHFELEDNTEIYTIMDSRRNKGVVRHEVSTESYQCDCKLFLRRGILCSHIFWLFKNHDVKEIPSTYIGTRWLKTSLLKSVHNDPSEESSTSADSQIDAKRAVATKLHSLYFHLFQRAQSNADDMFALFDGMEELSHKLFGDTVPSVSSMGKAQSIENLYGLARPSVVTVHPPNVVSTKGSGSTSGKRIQSSLEKAIILQNKPKRRCAKCREMGHHDARNCGREKGKSTM; encoded by the exons ATGCAGCCTTACATTGGCCATGTGTTTGAAACTTTGGACGAAGGAATTTCTTTTTATGAAGCATACGCCAACGAATGCCGTTTTGATACTCGTAGATTCGGACACAAATACTCGAACGACATCAAAACCTGGCAGACTATTGTATGCAGCCGGCAAGGTGAAAAGTGGGATGTCAACGAAGAGGCGAGTTCTACCAAACGTAGACGCCGTTCTAGCAGGTGTAATTGCAATGCCAAACTTACTTTGAAGTATTCGACCGATCCTGGCAGTCCTTGTTATGTTGTCAGCAACTTTGTAGACCTACACAATCACGAGATGGTTGATAAAAAGCACGCCCGATACATGAAATCTAACCGCAACCTTGGGGATATCCATTATAAATTCATGCAGGACTGCTCAAAGGCCAACATTGGACCCACAAAGACTTTCAATTTATTGAAGGAGTTCTTGGGTGGGTACGATGCGGTGGGTTGCACCGTTACTGACATACGGAATTGCAAGCGCGACATATTGCAAGAGATGAAAGGGGCTGACGTCCAAATGATTTTGAATCAAATGGAGGTGAAGAAGAACACATGTGATGGTTTCCATTACAAATTCCAACAAGGTACTGATGGAAAGTTAAATAGCCTTTTTTGGTGTGACGCTGTGTCGAGAAAGAACTACAAGATGTTCGGTGACATTGTGTCATTTGACACTACCTACTCAACAAACAA GTATTGCATGGTGTTTGGGCCATTCACTGGAAAAGACAACCACGGATGCCCTGTTACGTTTGGTGCCGGATTCGTGTCAAATGAGGGAGCTGACTCATTTTCTTGGTTGCTGAGGGAGTTTGTCGATTGTATGGGTTTCGCACCTAAGTTGATAATTACCGACCAAGATTGGGGCATGAAACTTGCTATAGAACGGGTTCTAACTAGTACCAGGCATCGTTGGTGCATGTGGCACATAATGATGAAGCTTCCTGAAAAGGTTCCCAAAAGAATACTTGCCAACgaagagttgaagaaggatttgGACTCTTGCATATGGTCTGAATTGTTGGAGCCAGAGGAATTTGAAGAAACCTGGCTGACTATTGTCAACCAATATGGTTTACAAAATGAAGCTTGGTTCACTACCATGTTCGCACATCGAGAGTATTGGATTCCAGCATATTTTAGGGATTTCCCAATGGGGTCGTTGTTGAAGACAACTTCATTCTCTGAGTCCGAGAACAGTTTTTTCAAAAGGTACACAAACTCGCATTTTAATCTCGCTGACTTTGTGATGCACTACAATAGCGCGTTGGATGCTCAGCGTAACATAACTGAGAGGCTCGATTTCTCTGATGCTTCAAAAGTCCCCATCCTGTCAACAGAGCTTTTATTCGAGAAACACGCAGCTGCTATGTATACAGATCGCATCTTTCAGCAAGTTCAAGATGAGATCGCCGAGGCTCATCGTCGTTGCAGAATGTCTCACTTTGAGTTGGAGGACAACACTGAGATTTACACGATAATGGACAGCCGTCGAAACAAAGGTGTCGTCCGTCATGAAGTTAGCACCGAATCATACCAATGCGATTGCAAGTTGTTTCTGCGTCGTGGAATATTATGTTCACACATTTTTTGGTTGTTCAAGAACCATGACGTGAAAGAAATACCATCAACATATATTGGTACAAGGTGGTTGAAGACGTCTTTGTTGAAATCAGTGCACAATGATCCGAGTGAGGAGTCATCGACATCTGCAG ATTCACAGATCGATGCAAAACGTGCTGTAGCAACGAAACTACATTCGTTATACTTTCATTTATTTCAACGAGCGCAGAGCAATGCAGACGACATGTTTGCATTATTCGACGGAATGGAGGAATTAAGTCACAAACTCTTTGGTGATACAGTACCTTCCGTGTCTTCAATGGGTAAAGCACAGAGTATTGAGAACCTGTATGGGCTAGCTCGACCGAGTGTTGTTACCGTGCACCCTCCTAATGTAGTGAGTACAAAGGGATCCGGCAGCACATCTGGAAAAAGAATTCAATCATCCTTAGAGAAGGCTATCATATTACAGAACAAACCTAAGAGGCGATGTGCAAAGTGTCGAGAAATGGGTCATCACGATGCAAGGAATTGTGGCAGGGAGAAAGGAAAGTCAACTATGTAG
- the LOC121792096 gene encoding phosphoinositide phosphatase SAC8-like isoform X1, with protein sequence MEAEIESNSYGCFKLWSELELEEFADKLVFKSVESPDQGFCINRFDGNIDKLDDGDGPSGSPTVSSPKVSTVYGVAGTIRLLAGTYVMVITSRKEVGNYLGFPVFLVTSMKFISCNEASRNLTSQEKRDEDYFMTLLRTIESTPGLYYSYGTDITLNLQRRCKLAKGWESKPIWKQGDPRFVWNRNLLEELIENKLDEFIIPLLQGSFQTGELKLKDSPAIIKIVSRRCTRRLGTRMWRRGANLEGDAANFIETEQLLEFKDRISSFLQVRGSIPLLWEQIVDLSYKPHLQLIDHEHTSMVAERHFNDLLKCYGGCIVVDLTDKHGDEGMLSTAYEEEMQKHPNVRYVSFDFHQSCGHGNFDNIQLLYDEISEDFEEQGYFLLDSEGKILAEQEGVVRSNCIDCLDRTNVTQSYLAQKSLNSQLQGIGAISSTETISMFSEDFEVFKTLWVEHGDEISLEYSGTHALKRDLVRYGKQTFSGVIKDGISALSRYYLNNFQDGVRQDAIDLICGHYTVSRIRPSPLQPKGIDTLSYLPVASALVIGGLTVTSITLNQAGRNAQQYLSSVVCAGLTAGLMAVVKANGRQICSRPRLCGLF encoded by the exons ATGGAGGCGGAAATTGAATCGAATTCATATGGTTGTTTCAAGCTGTGGAGCGAATTGGAATTAGAGGAGTTCGCCGATAAATTAGTGTTTAAATCTGTGGAATCGCCGGATCAAGGCTTCTGTATAAACCGATTTGATGGAAATATCGACAAGCTTGACGACG GTGATGGTCCTTCTGGAAGTCCTACAGTCTCAAGTCCTAAAGTCTCGACTGTATATGGCGTCGCTGGAACAATTAGGTTGCTTGCAG GTACATATGTTATGGTTATAACTTCTAGGAAGGAAGTTGGAAATTATCTTGGTTTTCCTGTTTTCCTGGTTACATCAATGAAGTTTATATCCTGCAATGAAGCTTCAAGAAACTTAACTAGTCAAGAA AAAAGGGATGAAGATTACTTTATGACTCTATTGAGGACAATTGAATCAACTCCTGGCTTGTATTATTCTTATGGAACTGATATAACACTGAA CTTGCAGAGGAGATGCAAGTTGGCAAAAGGATGGGAGAGTAAGCCAATTTGGAAGCAG GGTGACCCACGATTTGTTTGGAACCGGAATTTATTAGAGGAGCTTATTGAGAATAAG CTTGATGAATTCATCATCCCTTTATTACAAGGAA GCTTTCAGACTGGAGAACTGAAGCTAAAAGATTCTCCTGCTATTATTAAAATAGTTTCACGGAGGTGTACGAGGCGCTTAG GAACAAGAATGTGGAGACGAGGAGCCAATTTAGAAGGGGATGCTGCTAATTTTATAGAAACCGAGCAGCTGCTGGAATTTAAAGATCGCATATCTTCTTTTCTGCAG GTTAGGGGCTCAATTCCACTTCTATGGGAGCAAATTGTTGATTTGAGCTACAAACCGCATCTTCAACTAATTGATCATGAACATACA TCTATGGTTGCCGAACGGCATTTCAATGATCTATTGAAATGTTATGGAGGGTGTATTGTGGTTGACTTGACAGATAAG CATGGAGATGAAGGCATGTTAAGTACAGCTTATGAAGAAGAAATGCAAAAACATCCAAATGTGAG GTATGTCTCATTTGACTTCCACCAATCATGTGGCCATGGAAACTTTGATAATATCCAACTTTTGTACGACGAAATTTCTGAAGACTTTGAGGAGCAAGG ATACTTCCTTTTAGATTCTGAAGGAAAGATTCTAGCAGAACAGGAGGGAGTGGTTAGATCAAACTGCATTGATTGCCTTGATAGGACAAATGTAACACAG AGCTACCTTGCACAAAAATCTTTGAATTCTCAGCTACAGGGAATTGGTGCCATTTCTTCAACTGAAACCATTTCGATGTTCAGTGAAGATTTTGAAGTTTTTAAGACCT TATGGGTAGAGCACGGGGATGAGATAAGCCTAGAGTACTCTGGAACTCATGCTTTGAAGCGGGATCTTGTAAG GTATGGAAAACAGACATTCTCTGGTGTTATTAAAGATGGGATAAGTGCCCTGTCAAGATATTACTTAAATAATTTTCAAGATGGGGTTCGGCAG GATGCTATCGATCTTATCTGTGGTCACTATACTGTGAGTAGAATTAGACCCTCTCCGCTCCAGCCTAAAGGAATTGATACCCTCTCA TACCTTCCGGTTGCATCTGCTTTAGTAATTGGAGGCTTGACTGTGACATCAATCACATTAAATCAAG CAGGTCGAAATGCACAGCAGTATCTATCTTCTGTGGTCTGCGCTGGGCTAACCGCTGGATTGATGGCTGTTGTTAAGGCCAATGGCAGGCAAATATGTTCGAGGCCTCGCTTGTGTGGTCTGTTTTAG
- the LOC121792097 gene encoding acyl-coenzyme A oxidase 4, peroxisomal-like produces the protein MKVPASRAQEDTNKEAKSAYFDLPALDVSVAFPQATPALVFPPSVSDYYQFDDLLTAEEQAVRKRVRECMEKEVAPIMAKYWEKAEFPFEVVPKLGALRVAGGSIKGYGCPNLSITANAIATAELARVDASCSTFILVHSSLAMLTIGLCGSEAQKQKYLPSLAELKTIACWGLTEPDYGSDASALRTTARKVEGGWILDGQKRWIGNSTFADILVIFARNTATNQINGFIVKKDAPGLKATKIENKIGLRIVQNGDILMNKVFVPDEDRLSGVNSFQDTSKVLAVSRVMVAWQPIGISMGVYDICHRYLKERKQFGTPLAAFQINQQKLVRMLSNIQAMFLVGWRLCKLYESGKMTPGQASMGKSWISLKARETVSLGRELLGGNGILTDFLVAKAFCDLEPIYTYEGTYDINTLVTGREITGIASFRPAASSNRSRL, from the exons ATGAAAGTTCCAGCTTCCAGAGCTCAAG AAGATACGAATAAAGAGGCGAAGAGCGCTTATTTTGATTTGCCAGCGTTGGATGTTTCCGTCGCATTTCCTCAAGCAACTCCGGCTTTGGTCTTTCCCCCCAGCG TTTCGGATTATTATCAgtttgatgatctattgactGCTGAGGAGCAAGCTGTGAGGAAGAGAGTGCGAGAGTGCATGGAGAAAGAAGTTGCTCCGATAATGGCAAAG TATTGGGAGAAGGCAGAATTTCCATTTGAAGTGGTTCCGAAGCTTGGTGCGCTGCGTGTAGCCGGTGGCAGTATCAAG GGCTATGGTTGTCCCAACCTCTCCATAACTGCGAATGCCATTGCTACAGCAGAACTGGCAAGAGTTGATGCCAGCTGTTCGACGTTCATATTGGTGCATTCCTCCTTGGCAATGCTGACAATTG GACTTTGTGGATCGGAAGCACAAAAGCAGAAATATCTACCTTCCCTTGCAGAACTGAAGACAATAGCGTGCTGG GGGTTAACTGAACCTGATTATGGTAGTGATGCAAGTGCTCTGAGAACAACTGCAAGAAAG GTCGAGGGTGGTTGGATACTTGATGGCCAAAAGCGGTGGATAGGGAATAGTACTTTTGCAgatattttagttatttttgctaGAAACACTGCTACGAATCAGATTAATGG ATTCATCGTGAAGAAGGATGCTCCAGGTTTAAAAGCgaccaaaatagaaaacaaaattgGCCTAAGAATTGTACAAAACGGTGATATTTTAATGAACAAAGTTTTTGTACCTGATGAAGACAGGCTTTCCGGAGTTAATTCATTTCAAGATACAAGCAAG GTGCTTGCTGTTTCTCGTGTCATGGTTGCTTGGCAGCCAATTGGCATATCGATGGGTGTGTATGACATTTGTCACAG GTACCTGAAGGAGAGGAAGCAATTTGGTACTCCATTGGCAGCTTTCCAGATCAACCAACAGAAATTAGTTCGCATGTTAAGTAACATTCAAGCAATGTTTCTCGTTGGTTGGCGGCTGTGCAAGCTGTACGAGAGTGGTAAAATGACTCCCGGTCAAGCTAGCATGGGCAAG TCATGGATTTCCTTGAAGGCAAGAGAAACTGTTTCTCTTGGGCGGGAATTACTTGGTGGCAATGGGATTTTAACCGATTTTCTTGTTGCAAAG GCGTTCTGCGATTTGGAGCCCATATACACTTATGAAGGCACTTACGACATCAACACCCTTGTAACGGGCAGAGAGATCACAGGAATCGCCAGTTTCAGGCCCGCAGCATCGAGCAACCGGAGTCGTCTGTGA
- the LOC121792096 gene encoding phosphoinositide phosphatase SAC8-like isoform X3 — translation MEISTSLTTVMVLLEVLQSQVLKSRLYMASLEQLGCLQKRDEDYFMTLLRTIESTPGLYYSYGTDITLNLQRRCKLAKGWESKPIWKQGDPRFVWNRNLLEELIENKLDEFIIPLLQGSFQTGELKLKDSPAIIKIVSRRCTRRLGTRMWRRGANLEGDAANFIETEQLLEFKDRISSFLQVRGSIPLLWEQIVDLSYKPHLQLIDHEHTSMVAERHFNDLLKCYGGCIVVDLTDKHGDEGMLSTAYEEEMQKHPNVRYVSFDFHQSCGHGNFDNIQLLYDEISEDFEEQGYFLLDSEGKILAEQEGVVRSNCIDCLDRTNVTQSYLAQKSLNSQLQGIGAISSTETISMFSEDFEVFKTLWVEHGDEISLEYSGTHALKRDLVRYGKQTFSGVIKDGISALSRYYLNNFQDGVRQDAIDLICGHYTVSRIRPSPLQPKGIDTLSYLPVASALVIGGLTVTSITLNQAGRNAQQYLSSVVCAGLTAGLMAVVKANGRQICSRPRLCGLF, via the exons ATGGAAATATCGACAAGCTTGACGACG GTGATGGTCCTTCTGGAAGTCCTACAGTCTCAAGTCCTAAAGTCTCGACTGTATATGGCGTCGCTGGAACAATTAGGTTGCTTGCAG AAAAGGGATGAAGATTACTTTATGACTCTATTGAGGACAATTGAATCAACTCCTGGCTTGTATTATTCTTATGGAACTGATATAACACTGAA CTTGCAGAGGAGATGCAAGTTGGCAAAAGGATGGGAGAGTAAGCCAATTTGGAAGCAG GGTGACCCACGATTTGTTTGGAACCGGAATTTATTAGAGGAGCTTATTGAGAATAAG CTTGATGAATTCATCATCCCTTTATTACAAGGAA GCTTTCAGACTGGAGAACTGAAGCTAAAAGATTCTCCTGCTATTATTAAAATAGTTTCACGGAGGTGTACGAGGCGCTTAG GAACAAGAATGTGGAGACGAGGAGCCAATTTAGAAGGGGATGCTGCTAATTTTATAGAAACCGAGCAGCTGCTGGAATTTAAAGATCGCATATCTTCTTTTCTGCAG GTTAGGGGCTCAATTCCACTTCTATGGGAGCAAATTGTTGATTTGAGCTACAAACCGCATCTTCAACTAATTGATCATGAACATACA TCTATGGTTGCCGAACGGCATTTCAATGATCTATTGAAATGTTATGGAGGGTGTATTGTGGTTGACTTGACAGATAAG CATGGAGATGAAGGCATGTTAAGTACAGCTTATGAAGAAGAAATGCAAAAACATCCAAATGTGAG GTATGTCTCATTTGACTTCCACCAATCATGTGGCCATGGAAACTTTGATAATATCCAACTTTTGTACGACGAAATTTCTGAAGACTTTGAGGAGCAAGG ATACTTCCTTTTAGATTCTGAAGGAAAGATTCTAGCAGAACAGGAGGGAGTGGTTAGATCAAACTGCATTGATTGCCTTGATAGGACAAATGTAACACAG AGCTACCTTGCACAAAAATCTTTGAATTCTCAGCTACAGGGAATTGGTGCCATTTCTTCAACTGAAACCATTTCGATGTTCAGTGAAGATTTTGAAGTTTTTAAGACCT TATGGGTAGAGCACGGGGATGAGATAAGCCTAGAGTACTCTGGAACTCATGCTTTGAAGCGGGATCTTGTAAG GTATGGAAAACAGACATTCTCTGGTGTTATTAAAGATGGGATAAGTGCCCTGTCAAGATATTACTTAAATAATTTTCAAGATGGGGTTCGGCAG GATGCTATCGATCTTATCTGTGGTCACTATACTGTGAGTAGAATTAGACCCTCTCCGCTCCAGCCTAAAGGAATTGATACCCTCTCA TACCTTCCGGTTGCATCTGCTTTAGTAATTGGAGGCTTGACTGTGACATCAATCACATTAAATCAAG CAGGTCGAAATGCACAGCAGTATCTATCTTCTGTGGTCTGCGCTGGGCTAACCGCTGGATTGATGGCTGTTGTTAAGGCCAATGGCAGGCAAATATGTTCGAGGCCTCGCTTGTGTGGTCTGTTTTAG